One Candidatus Wallbacteria bacterium genomic region harbors:
- a CDS encoding FecR family protein translates to MAKRLILLVIGILFLTQIVYAEDEFPNRTFLKEKVGMVRVKKAGGDWVKADDNMDLAIGDMVKTLSNGKAEVVLSGTAVIRVKPDSEFIIPESKANTKEKVSFIQMIKGTLWAKAKKEDDSLKVATPNAICGVRGTEFIIEVTRDLMRLTVTNGSVAFVPLLTGVTPKPQLVQAGQQMSFVPSIALKAAEAEKKKMEEKKGEQKGEGESKKVNENAKFDQKGNVIGNAVETFQDAVKQMEEATPATGDTGTGNTGIQESENIKNTGIKSTTTAAASLENTGLEIQQLTQTVQQVAQEFTSSDFTKATTGTSDTSTNQEMQKYVNNVINNTTSNTLTEDKPTSGGTSQSGEMGQVKVKW, encoded by the coding sequence GTACTTTTTTAAAGGAAAAAGTGGGCATGGTGCGGGTGAAGAAAGCAGGAGGCGACTGGGTCAAGGCTGACGACAATATGGATCTGGCAATCGGAGATATGGTGAAAACACTCTCCAACGGCAAGGCTGAAGTTGTGCTTTCAGGCACTGCCGTGATCCGCGTGAAACCAGATTCAGAATTCATAATTCCAGAAAGCAAAGCCAATACCAAGGAAAAAGTTTCTTTCATCCAGATGATCAAGGGTACTCTCTGGGCCAAAGCCAAGAAAGAGGACGACTCACTCAAGGTGGCTACTCCGAACGCCATCTGCGGAGTCCGTGGCACCGAATTCATTATCGAAGTTACCCGTGACCTGATGAGACTGACAGTCACGAACGGTTCAGTGGCATTCGTACCGCTGCTCACTGGTGTGACTCCGAAACCCCAGCTCGTGCAGGCCGGGCAGCAGATGTCATTCGTTCCTTCCATCGCCCTCAAGGCTGCTGAAGCAGAGAAGAAAAAGATGGAAGAGAAGAAGGGTGAGCAAAAAGGTGAAGGCGAGAGTAAAAAAGTAAATGAAAATGCAAAATTTGACCAAAAAGGTAATGTGATAGGAAATGCAGTGGAAACCTTCCAGGATGCGGTCAAGCAGATGGAAGAGGCCACTCCTGCAACCGGTGATACGGGTACTGGAAATACGGGAATTCAGGAAAGTGAAAACATTAAAAATACTGGTATTAAGAGTACAACTACCGCTGCAGCTTCCCTGGAGAATACCGGACTCGAAATCCAGCAGCTGACCCAGACCGTGCAGCAGGTGGCACAGGAATTCACCTCCAGTGACTTCACTAAAGCTACAACCGGGACCTCAGACACCAGCACTAATCAGGAAATGCAGAAGTATGTCAACAATGTGATCAACAACACAACTTCCAATACCTTGACAGAAGACAAGCCGACTTCAGGTGGAACCAGCCAAAGTGGTGAAATGGGTCAGGTCAAGGTGAAATGGTAA